A window of the Streptomyces formicae genome harbors these coding sequences:
- a CDS encoding DUF4429 domain-containing protein: MAEIIQKDGTWAFDGDVVRIVPGSGGKTHPVRQALGELAVPLEALAGVAFEPGRRSGRLRLKLRDGSDPLLLAADGRLPDNGDPYRLTVENDRTGVAEYFVDELRNALLLDRIPDGPADRFLLPGPAVPVSGGGGDGTASFDGDAIRLTWNWKAEEAKNASGATAFPIADVTAVQWLPAMGLENGHLRFVMRGRNAAGPAKYDPYALDLWGLSRKEHTAVLVAAAVIARLPHPSSPHARRTWGDPQHDAASPRELPAAAAPGSDDHDVLLRRLRELGELHRSGILTDEEFTTAKQAVLKRM; this comes from the coding sequence ATGGCGGAAATCATCCAGAAGGACGGGACCTGGGCCTTCGACGGCGACGTCGTCCGTATCGTGCCGGGAAGCGGCGGCAAGACGCATCCGGTGCGGCAGGCCCTGGGTGAACTCGCCGTTCCGCTGGAGGCGTTGGCGGGTGTCGCCTTCGAGCCGGGACGCCGCAGCGGGCGGCTGCGGCTGAAGCTGCGCGACGGCAGCGACCCTCTGCTGCTGGCCGCCGACGGCCGGCTGCCGGACAACGGCGACCCGTACCGGCTCACGGTGGAGAACGACCGGACGGGCGTGGCCGAGTACTTCGTGGACGAGCTGCGCAACGCCCTGCTGCTGGACCGGATTCCGGACGGACCGGCGGACCGCTTCCTGCTGCCGGGCCCGGCCGTCCCCGTCTCGGGCGGCGGGGGCGACGGCACCGCCTCCTTCGACGGCGACGCGATCCGGCTCACCTGGAACTGGAAGGCCGAGGAGGCCAAGAACGCGTCGGGCGCCACCGCCTTCCCGATCGCGGACGTGACCGCGGTGCAGTGGCTGCCGGCGATGGGTCTGGAGAACGGCCATCTGCGCTTCGTCATGCGCGGCAGGAACGCCGCGGGCCCGGCCAAGTACGACCCCTACGCCCTGGACCTGTGGGGGCTGTCCCGCAAGGAGCACACCGCCGTCCTGGTCGCCGCCGCCGTGATCGCCCGGCTTCCGCATCCGAGCTCCCCCCACGCCCGTCGGACATGGGGGGACCCCCAGCACGATGCGGCGTCACCGCGCGAGCTGCCCGCGGCCGCGGCGCCTGGCTCCGACGATCATGATGTGCTGCTGCGGCGGCTGCGCGAGCTCGGTGAGCTCCACCGGAGCGGGATCCTGACCGACGAGGAGTTCACCACGGCCAAGCAGGCCGTACTCAAACGCATGTAA
- the glmS gene encoding glutamine--fructose-6-phosphate transaminase (isomerizing), translating into MCGIVGYIGKRDVAPLLLEGLQRLEYRGYDSAGIVITSKASAGKAAPGLKMVKAKGRVRDLEARVPKRFAGTTGIAHTRWATHGAPSDVNAHPHLDPENKVAVVHNGIVDNASELRAKLEADGVVFASETDTEVLTHLIARSQAEKLEEKVREALKVVEGTYGIAVMHADHNDRIVVARNGSPVVLGIGEKEMFVASDVAALVAHTRQVVTLNDGEMATLKADDFRTYTTSGTRTTATPETVEWEAASYDMGGHDTYMHKEISEQPDAVDRVLRGRIDDRFSTVHLGGLNLDAREARGIRRVKILGCGTSYHAGMIGAGLVESLARIPADAEPASEFRYRNPVVDPDTLYIAVSQSGETYDVLAAVQELKRKGARVLGVVNVVGSAIARETDGGVYVHAGPEVCVVSTKCFTNTVVAFALLALHLGRIRDLSVADGKRIIDGLRRLPAQISEILELEDEIKKLADLYADAKSMMFIGRVRGYPVALEASLKLKEISYIHAEAYPASELKHGPLALIEPALPTVAIVPDDELLEKNRAALEEVKARSGRILAVAHQEQEKADHTIVVPKNEDELDPILMGIPLQLLAYHTALSLGRDIDKPRNLAKSVTVE; encoded by the coding sequence ATGTGCGGAATCGTCGGTTACATCGGGAAGCGTGATGTCGCTCCGCTGCTGCTGGAAGGTCTGCAGCGGCTGGAGTACCGGGGTTACGACTCCGCGGGCATCGTGATCACCAGCAAGGCTTCTGCCGGCAAGGCGGCCCCCGGGCTGAAGATGGTCAAGGCCAAGGGCCGCGTCCGCGACCTGGAGGCCCGGGTCCCCAAGCGCTTCGCCGGTACCACCGGCATCGCCCACACCCGCTGGGCCACCCACGGTGCCCCGAGCGACGTGAACGCGCACCCGCACCTCGACCCCGAGAACAAGGTCGCCGTCGTCCACAACGGCATCGTCGACAACGCCTCCGAGCTGCGCGCCAAGCTGGAGGCCGACGGCGTCGTCTTCGCATCCGAGACCGACACCGAGGTCCTCACCCACCTGATCGCCCGCTCCCAGGCCGAGAAGCTGGAGGAGAAGGTCCGCGAGGCGCTCAAGGTCGTCGAGGGCACGTACGGCATCGCCGTCATGCACGCCGACCACAACGACCGCATCGTCGTCGCCCGCAACGGCTCCCCCGTCGTCCTCGGCATCGGCGAGAAGGAGATGTTCGTCGCCTCCGACGTCGCCGCGCTGGTCGCCCACACCCGCCAGGTCGTCACCCTCAACGACGGCGAGATGGCCACCCTGAAGGCCGACGACTTCCGCACCTACACGACCTCGGGCACGCGGACCACCGCCACCCCCGAGACCGTCGAGTGGGAGGCCGCGTCGTACGACATGGGCGGCCACGACACGTACATGCACAAGGAGATCTCCGAGCAGCCCGACGCCGTGGACCGCGTGCTGCGCGGCCGCATCGACGACCGGTTCTCCACCGTGCACCTGGGCGGCCTCAACCTGGACGCCCGCGAGGCCCGCGGCATCCGCCGCGTGAAGATCCTCGGCTGCGGCACCTCGTACCACGCGGGCATGATCGGCGCCGGGCTCGTCGAGTCCCTGGCCCGGATCCCGGCGGACGCCGAGCCGGCCTCCGAGTTCCGCTACCGCAACCCGGTCGTCGACCCCGACACCCTCTACATCGCCGTCTCGCAGTCCGGTGAGACCTACGACGTGCTCGCGGCCGTCCAGGAGCTCAAGCGCAAGGGCGCGCGCGTCCTGGGTGTGGTGAACGTGGTCGGCTCCGCCATCGCCCGCGAGACGGACGGCGGTGTGTACGTGCACGCCGGTCCCGAGGTCTGCGTCGTGTCGACGAAGTGCTTCACCAACACCGTCGTCGCCTTCGCGCTGCTCGCGCTGCACCTGGGCCGGATCCGCGACCTGTCCGTCGCCGACGGCAAGCGGATCATCGACGGCCTGCGCCGGCTGCCCGCCCAGATCTCCGAGATCCTCGAACTCGAGGACGAGATCAAGAAGCTGGCGGACCTGTACGCCGACGCCAAGTCGATGATGTTCATCGGCCGGGTCCGCGGCTACCCGGTGGCGCTGGAGGCCTCCCTGAAGCTCAAGGAGATCTCGTACATCCACGCCGAGGCCTATCCGGCCTCCGAGCTGAAGCACGGCCCGCTGGCGCTGATCGAGCCCGCGCTGCCGACGGTCGCGATCGTCCCGGACGACGAGCTGCTGGAGAAGAACCGCGCCGCGCTGGAGGAGGTCAAGGCCCGCAGCGGCAGGATCCTCGCGGTCGCGCACCAGGAGCAGGAGAAGGCCGACCACACGATCGTCGTCCCGAAGAACGAGGACGAGCTGGACCCGATCCTCATGGGCATCCCGCTCCAGCTCCTCGCGTACCACACGGCCCTGTCCCTGGGCCGGGACATCGACAAGCCGCGGAACCTGGCGAAGTCCGTCACCGTGGAGTGA
- a CDS encoding GPR1/FUN34/YaaH family transporter, with product MDNEVSAGSATSSTLGHLALGLTLLAFGIGHTGVIDNVAASDAASLATWVGGVALFIVGLLEFRAGNGGTGTAFAGLGAFWFTWGNGAGSEVSAEAAGMFLLLFALLALTLTAASAGSGLFGQGVYGLLFISLLLLAIASFAENDGLAKAGGWAGAVAGLAAWYGATATLAHWPTFSGRAAGRGVTATG from the coding sequence GTGGACAACGAAGTCTCCGCGGGAAGCGCAACGTCATCCACTCTCGGCCACCTCGCACTCGGACTGACCCTGTTGGCCTTCGGTATCGGCCACACCGGTGTGATCGACAACGTCGCGGCATCCGACGCCGCGTCACTCGCGACCTGGGTGGGCGGGGTCGCACTGTTCATCGTCGGGTTGCTCGAGTTCCGTGCGGGCAACGGCGGTACGGGTACGGCCTTTGCGGGCCTCGGCGCCTTCTGGTTCACCTGGGGCAACGGCGCCGGCTCGGAGGTCTCGGCGGAAGCGGCGGGCATGTTCCTGCTGCTGTTCGCTCTTCTGGCACTCACCCTCACCGCGGCCTCCGCGGGCAGCGGACTCTTCGGACAGGGTGTGTACGGGCTGCTGTTCATCTCGCTGCTGCTGCTCGCTATCGCGTCGTTCGCGGAGAACGACGGACTGGCGAAGGCCGGCGGCTGGGCCGGCGCGGTCGCGGGTCTCGCGGCCTGGTACGGCGCCACGGCGACGCTGGCGCACTGGCCCACCTTCTCCGGGCGCGCTGCCGGCCGGGGGGTGACGGCCACCGGCTGA
- a CDS encoding universal stress protein, with product MAGHEFPEPADRKQVADPLSDLQAAEESRHACDPAFRHGVVVGFDGSTSSERALAYAIGMARRSGSGLIIVHVANRLPTTVWAGCEPPVFVDVPDHRTEVLGLELACADYLSEVPWILVERGGDICHELEEVGREYSADAIVVGSTHGIVGRIFGSVAGRLARRAQRPVVVIP from the coding sequence ATGGCCGGTCACGAATTCCCCGAACCCGCGGACCGCAAGCAGGTCGCCGACCCCCTGTCGGATCTGCAAGCGGCGGAAGAGTCACGCCATGCCTGCGATCCCGCCTTCCGGCACGGAGTTGTCGTCGGCTTCGACGGATCGACCTCCAGCGAGCGGGCGCTGGCGTACGCGATCGGCATGGCCCGGCGGTCCGGTTCCGGTCTGATCATCGTGCACGTCGCCAACCGCCTTCCCACGACTGTGTGGGCGGGCTGCGAGCCGCCGGTCTTCGTGGATGTGCCCGACCACCGCACCGAGGTGCTCGGTCTCGAGCTCGCCTGCGCCGACTATCTGTCCGAGGTCCCGTGGATCCTCGTCGAGCGCGGCGGCGACATCTGCCACGAGCTCGAGGAAGTCGGCCGGGAGTATTCGGCGGACGCGATCGTCGTCGGCTCCACGCACGGCATCGTGGGGCGCATCTTCGGGTCGGTCGCCGGCCGTCTCGCGCGCCGCGCGCAGCGGCCCGTCGTCGTCATCCCGTAA
- a CDS encoding helix-turn-helix domain-containing protein has translation MSQDSAAPEAARRLSGRRRREVVAVLLFSGGPIFESSIPLSVFGIDRQDAGVPRYRLLVCAGEEGPLRTTGGLELTAPYGLDAISRAGTVVVPAWRSITSPPPPEAVDALRRAHEEGARIVGLCTGAFVLAAAGLLDGRPATTHWMYAPTLAKRYPSVHVDPRELFVDDGDVLTSAGTAAGIDLCLHIVRTDHGAEAAGALARRLVVPPRRSGGQERYLDRSLPEEIGSDPLAEVVAWALEHLHEQFDVETLAARAYMSRRTFDRRFRSLTGSAPLQWLITQRVLQAQRLLETSDYSVDEVAGRCGFRSPVALRGHFRRQLGSSPAAYRAAYRARRPQTEAPSPPAAVEAVVPPQASPGQARRPAPPDPGKPSSDAYAPGRPALPGQRSAP, from the coding sequence ATGAGTCAGGACTCCGCCGCACCGGAGGCAGCACGGAGACTCTCCGGGCGCCGCCGCCGGGAGGTCGTCGCGGTGCTGCTGTTCAGCGGCGGTCCCATTTTCGAGAGCTCCATCCCGCTCTCGGTGTTCGGAATCGACCGCCAGGACGCCGGAGTTCCCCGCTACCGGCTGCTCGTGTGCGCCGGTGAGGAAGGACCTCTGCGGACCACAGGGGGACTCGAACTCACCGCGCCTTACGGGCTCGACGCGATCAGCAGAGCCGGCACCGTCGTCGTACCGGCCTGGCGGTCCATCACCTCGCCACCGCCGCCCGAAGCGGTCGACGCGCTGCGCCGCGCCCACGAGGAGGGGGCCCGGATCGTCGGGCTGTGCACCGGGGCGTTCGTGCTGGCGGCGGCGGGGCTGCTGGACGGCCGGCCGGCGACCACGCACTGGATGTACGCGCCGACGCTCGCCAAGCGCTATCCGTCGGTCCACGTCGACCCGCGCGAGCTCTTCGTGGACGACGGCGACGTCCTCACCTCCGCGGGGACGGCGGCGGGGATCGACCTGTGTCTGCACATCGTGCGGACGGACCACGGGGCAGAGGCTGCCGGGGCGCTGGCCCGCCGGCTGGTCGTGCCGCCCCGGCGCAGCGGCGGGCAGGAGCGCTACCTCGACAGGTCTTTACCCGAGGAGATCGGCTCCGACCCGCTCGCCGAGGTCGTGGCCTGGGCGCTGGAGCATCTCCACGAGCAGTTCGACGTGGAGACCCTGGCGGCGCGCGCGTACATGAGCAGGCGGACCTTCGACCGCAGGTTCCGCTCGCTCACCGGGAGCGCACCCCTGCAGTGGCTGATCACCCAGCGGGTGCTGCAGGCGCAGCGGCTGCTGGAGACCTCCGACTACTCGGTCGACGAGGTCGCGGGCCGCTGCGGCTTCCGCTCCCCGGTGGCGCTGCGCGGCCACTTCCGGCGCCAGCTGGGCTCGTCCCCTGCGGCGTACCGGGCTGCCTACCGGGCCCGCCGCCCGCAGACCGAGGCGCCATCGCCCCCGGCGGCGGTCGAGGCCGTCGTCCCGCCCCAGGCGTCGCCGGGCCAGGCCCGCCGCCCGGCCCCGCCGGACCCGGGCAAGCCGAGCTCCGACGCGTACGCCCCCGGCCGCCCGGCGCTCCCCGGCCAGCGGAGCGCGCCGTAG